The DNA region GGCGCGGATTACATCTGCACCCAGTTGTTCTTCGACAACCACGCCTTCCTCGACTTCCGCGATCGCTGCCGTTTGGCTGGGATCAATGTGCCGATCATTGCCGGGATTATGCCGGTGACGGCTCTGGGCGGGATGCGTCGTATGGCCGAGCTTTCGGGCGGGACATGTTTCCCTGCCAAGTTGCTCAAGGCATTGGCACGCGGTGGCGATGATCCGGAGGCGATTCGCCGCATCGGCGTGCATTACGCGACCCAGCAGTGCGCGGATTTGCTAGACAATGATGTGGATGGAATTCACTTCTACACGCTCAACCGCAGCGACGCGACGCGCGAGATCTACCGTAGCCTCGGTATTGATTCTTCTGTTGCAGCACCTGCTGGTGATGGCATTTAATGCATCGGTCTAACTGAAAGCAAAGCATGAAGCTGATTCGTTTTGGTGCTCCGGGCGAGGAACGTCCCGGCGTTGAAGTCGATGGGGTGCGTTATGATGTGTCGTTGCTGGTCGACGACTACGACGCGAAGTTTTTTTCCAATGGTGGCTTTGCCAATCTGCGCCGTGCCTTGGACGACGGTGACGTGACCAAACTGGCGCAGGTCGATGCCGACGTGCGCCTTGGGCCACCGGTTGCACGTCCGGGTAAGTTGATCTGCGTTGGGTTGAACTATCTGGATCACGCCAAGGAATTCGGCAACCGCCCGGCGCCCGAGGAGCCGGTGCTTTTCATGAAAGCAACCTCTGCGGTTTGTGGCGCGAATGATTTGCTGGTGCGTCCGCCTGATGCGGAGAAACTCGACTACGAGGTGGAGCTGGCGCTTCTGATTGGTAGTGTAACCAAAGAGGTGAGCGAGGCCGATGCGATGCATTCGGTGGCCGGGTACATGATGGCCAACGACGTGAGTGAGCGCGCGTTCCAAAAGGAGCATTGCGGTCAGTGGATGAAAGGGAAGTCGTACGATGGCTTTGCGCCGTTAGGGCCATATCTCGTGACCCGCGATGAGATCGATGATCCGCACCGCCTCGGCCTCTGGACCGATGTGAATGGCGAACACCGTCAGTCGGGTAACACGCGGGACATGATCTTTTCCGTGCCGTTTTTGATCTCGTATATCAGTAAGTTCATGACGCTGGAGCCGGGGGATGTGATCCTGACAGGTACGCCATCGGGCGTGGCGATGGGAATGGACGAACCGGATTACCTGACCCCCGGCGATGTGTTGGAATGCGGGATCGACGGTCTCGGCAGCAGCCGCCGCGAAGTCGTGGGGGCTGTGCGGTTGGAGATGTGAGTAGGGTGGTTAGGTGGCGTCGACGAGTGAGGGGCGTCTGGGAGTGCTGCGAGAATCGCTGCTTTGTATGGACGGGCGGCGATGGGATACGTGGAGCGTTCGAGATACTGCGAGGTGTGGCTCCAGCTTCCCGCACCCTTTCGGGGAGAAGAAGCGGTCGCCACGCTGGTCGACGAGGACGTCGAGCCTCCGTGTGGCGATGTCAGATAGTGCGGCGATGGAGTGACGGTGTCCTCACCGTCGTGGGGAGCTCCGCCCACAGTGAGTGGAAAGCGAGCGATCACCACGCTGGTCGACGAGGACGTTGAGCCTTCATTTGGCGATGCCGGGTTGTGCGGCGGATGGAGTGACGGTGTCCTCACCGTCGTGGGGAGCTCCGCCCACAGTGAGTGGAAAGCGAGCGATCACCACGCTGGTCGACGAGGACGTCGAGCCTCCATGTGGCGATGTAAGGTTGTGCGGTGCATGGAGTGACGGTGTCCTCACCGTCGTGGGGAGCGCCCAAGCTGAGTGGAAGCTAGGTGGCCGCGCTGTGTTGGAAGCTTGCCCGACCAGCACTCTTCTGAAAACTGAACACTAGCAACCTCTACAGCGTCTTCACCATCTTGATGGCTTGGCGGAGTTTGGCTGGGGCACCTTTTGCTTCGAGGCGGGGGAACTTGCCGTTGATCAAGATGTAGTCGCGGTTCTTTGTGAGCATCAGGCGGTCGTTTTTGATTTCGACGGCGCTGACATTGGCTTGGGCGGCGGCGACGCGGAGTTGGTTGGCGAGCAGCAAATGGGATGCGGCAGGGGGGAGCTTGCCGAAACGATCGACCCAGTTTTTCTCCAAGTCATCGACTTCGCTTTGGCTTACGCATTCAGCGAGCATGCGGTAGGCGGCGATGCGTAGTTTCGGATCGGTGATGTAATCCGATGGGAGGAATGCGGGGAGCTTTTTGGCCTTCGGCTGGTCGTTCTTCTCGCGTTTTACCGGTTTGCGTGAGCGCACGTAGTCGGCCTCCGAGAATGCGAGGAAGTCGATGTGGAGTGGCACGTCGGCGCGGCCACCACTTGGTTTCCCGCTGAGTTGGGCGATCGACTGTTTGAGCAGTTGGCAATACATGTCGAAGCCGATGGCGGCGATGTGTCCGGATTGTTGGGTGCCTAGCAAATTGCCGGCGCCGCGGATTTCCAAGTCGCGCATGGCGATCTTGAACCCAGCTCCGAGTGTCGAGTATTCGCGGATGGCGTTCATCCGCTTGCGGGCGTCGCCGACGGTAAGCATGTCGCGCGGCAGCAGTAGGTAGGCGTAGGCTTTGTGGCCCGAGCGGCCGACGCGTCCGCGCAGTTGGTAGAGGTCCGCCAGGCCAAAGCGATCCGCGCGGTCGATGAAGATCGTGTTCGCGTTAGGGATGTCGATGCCCGATTCAATGATGGTGGTGGCGATGAGGACATCGGCATCACCGCGGACGAAGGTGTGCATCACGTCCTCCAGTTCGCGACTGTCCATTTGGCCGTGGCCGATGACAATGCGGGCGTCCGGGGCGAGCGCCTGCAGCTTCTCCTTCATCTTCTCGATGGTCTTGACCCGGTTGTGGAGGAAATAGACCTGACCGCCGCGCTTGAGTTCGCGCTGGAGGGCGGTGCGGATGATGCGTTCATCGTACGGACAGACCGTGGTTTGCACCGGCAGGCGGTTGGGTGGCGGGGTTTCGATCGTGCTCATTTCCCGTGCGCCCATGAGTGAGAAGTAGAGCGTGCGCGGGATGGGGGTGGCGGAAAGCGTGAGCACATCGATGAGGCGGAAGCGCTCCTTGAATGCGTCCTTGTGGCGCACGCCGAAGCGTTGTTCTTCGTCGACCACGGCGAGCCCGAGCTTCTTGTATTCGATGTCTGCGGATGCGACGCGGTGGGTGCCGATGACCATGTCGATCGACCCATCGGCGAGGCCTTTGAGGATCTTGCGTTGTTCCGCGGGCTTCTGGAGGCGCGAGAGCAGGGCGATGGTGACGGGGTAGTCCGACATCCGGCGGCGGAAGTTTTCGTAGTGCTGTTGCGCCAGGACGGTGGTCGGGCAAAGCAGCACCGCCTGGTGGCCGCCCATGACGCATTTGAACATGGCGCGGATGGCGACCTCGGTTTTGCCGAACCCGACATCGCCGCAGATGAGGCGGTCCATCGGGCGTGACGATTCCATATCGGCCTTGGTGTCGCGGATGGCTGCAAGCTGGTCAGTGGTTTCGCGGAATGGGAACGAATGCTCGAAATCCCACTGCCATTTGTTGTCGGCGGAGTGGCTCAGTCCTTTGGTTTGCTCGCGCTCCGCCTGGATAGCGAGCATCTTGGCGGCATAGTCAAAGATCGACTTCTCCGCCTTCTTGCGTTGGCGTTGCCAGCGCTGGTCGCCGAGCGTGTGGAGGGCTGGCGGCTTGGCCGACGTGCCGACGTAGCGCGATACGAGGTGGACCTGGTCGAGCGGGACGTAGAGGCGGGCGTCGTTGGCGTACTCGAGGACCAACACTTCGCTGGCGGCATCGTCTTCGGTGGCGTCTGGCTTTGGAACGAGCCCACGGAACCTGGCAATCCCGTAGTCGATGTGGACGACGTGGTCACCGGGTTGCAGTTCTTTGATATCCACCGCGTGACCTACCCGGCGCTGACGCACTTCGCGGTTGAAGCGCTTGCGGGCGCGGGTCACCTGGAATCGACCGAAAACCTCGTCGGCCGAGAGTACCGCCAGACGGGCCGAGCGCACGGTGAAGCCGAACGAGAGCTTGCCGATGTGGCAGCCGATCAACGCGGGCACATCCGGTGCATCCGAGAGCAGCTCGTAGAAGCGCTCGATTTCCCCTTCATTGGAGAAGACCATGTCCACCGCCCAGCCGGTCTGGTTCCATTCGCGGACTTGTTTGACGAACGCGGCGTGCTTCGCTTCTGAGAGCAGCATTTCCCCGACGTCGAACGACCCGACCGGCGACCCGAGTGTGGTCAGGTCGTCGATTTCGAGCATTGGTTGGTCTGTGGCGGACTCCGGTGGGTCGTCACAGATGCAAAGATCCACCGGTGGCTCCGCGATGTCGCAGCCGATGACAAGATCGTCCTTTGATTCGATCCACGAGCGCAGTGGTGCGGCGGATTCTTGTTCGCCATCCGACAGCACGATGATGGCTTCTTTGACCTTGCTGATGGAGGTTTGGGAGTTGAGGTCGAACTCGCGCAGGCTTTCGAGTTCCGTATCGAAGTACTCGAGGCGGACCGGGACGTCGGCATGGAACGAGAAAATGTCGATGATGCCGCCGCGCACCGCGAACTGCCCACGGGCAAACAACTGCGGGTGCTCCTCGTAGCCGGCTGCCTTGAGTTGGTCGCTGAGTTCGTCTGGTGGCAACTCGTCGCCGGCGCGGACGGTGAGCGTTTTGCGCACCAGTTGGTTGGGTAGGGCGACCTCGTCGTCGAGCGAGCTGGCGAGCAGGTTGACGACGAGTGGGTAGCGTTTTGCCGCTGGCTTGTCGCGGTGTTTGAGGATGGCGTGGAGGACGTTGAGTCGTTCCGCGCCGATTTCCGGGTCGAGGATGGCGTCTTCGAGTTGGACGTTTTCCAGCTCGGGGAGGAAGTGAGCGGTGAGTCCCCAGGTTTCGAGTTCGCTTTGGATGCGTTCCTGGTGGCGCAGGTCATTGCAGACCAGCCAAATGACCGAGGCGGATTGGCGGCATTGGTTAACGACCGTCGCCAACGTGAATGCCTGGGCGGGAGGAACGATGTCGGGAGCCAATACGGTCATCTCCCGTTCGGCATGTGCCAGCGCGGTGGTAATGGCGCGCATGCCCGGCGTGTCCGCCATGCGGGCGATCGCGCGGTCTTGCCAGCTCGACGCGGCCTTGCCCTTGCCGGATGCCTTGGCGGCGCCGGTGGTGCGGGCAGTGGAGCTGGACTTTTTCTTGGGCACGGTGGGCTATTGATCTTGGGGAAGGATCAGTTGGTGCAGGGCGGGAAAGGCGGGATCGAGATTGAGTTCGGAAGAGGGAACCGGTTCTTGAACCGCGAACGTGAGTGGCTTGATCCACGGTTCATGGTTGGTCATGACGAGCCAGCCGTTGTGGCGTAGCAGCCAATGCGATGCCTCAGGTGGGCCGTGTTGTTCGATGAGTACGCCATTTTCCGAGCGGTAGGCATCGACGCGGTGCGGGCGTTTTTGTGCGAGCAAATCGCGTACCGGGCGCAGTTTTTCGTTTAATGTTTCCGCATCCCAGTCACAGCCGGCGGCGATGATGTAACGTTGGTCTTCGGTGATGGCGGCGCTGAACGAGCGGAGCTTCAGTGCGGCGGGAAGTTCGTGGAACTTGGGCAGTGTGCTGAACTTGCCGCGCCAGTCGTCCCAAGCGGCTTCGAGCTGTGCGCTGGTGTCGGCTGTGGGTGGTGTCAGCGTTGCCTCCATCCACGAGGCGAGCGCGGCGGACGTGGCGAGAGGTGGTGGGGTGATGGTCTCGGTGGTCGCTTCGGTGGCGGCTTCGTCCACCGGGCGCAGTGGCCACAGTAAGAGGGCCGCGCCAACCAGAGCCAGCGCACAGAGGCTCAGACCCAGCGGGCGGGGGAAGAGAATCGGGACGTTGGTCGTGGAGGAACTCATGACAATCCGTTAGGCGATACGCCAATGACCATGGAGCGGGGCACGGATTGCGGCAAGTCGAATGGAGCGGGATGCGCGCAGGAGCGTGGTTTGTCCTCGGGCGCGGGTGATCGTGGGGCGGTGATTCGGCTGTATCGCGCTCTTGACGATGTTGGGGCGTCGGGTCGATGGTGGCGGCGATGATCGCATTTATCAAAGGTCGGTTGGAGTACAACATGCCACAGCAGTTGGTGGTTGATGTGCACGGTGTGGGCTATCAGGTGGAAGTTCCCATTGGCAC from Sulfuriroseicoccus oceanibius includes:
- a CDS encoding fumarylacetoacetate hydrolase family protein; the encoded protein is MKLIRFGAPGEERPGVEVDGVRYDVSLLVDDYDAKFFSNGGFANLRRALDDGDVTKLAQVDADVRLGPPVARPGKLICVGLNYLDHAKEFGNRPAPEEPVLFMKATSAVCGANDLLVRPPDAEKLDYEVELALLIGSVTKEVSEADAMHSVAGYMMANDVSERAFQKEHCGQWMKGKSYDGFAPLGPYLVTRDEIDDPHRLGLWTDVNGEHRQSGNTRDMIFSVPFLISYISKFMTLEPGDVILTGTPSGVAMGMDEPDYLTPGDVLECGIDGLGSSRREVVGAVRLEM
- the mfd gene encoding transcription-repair coupling factor; the encoded protein is MPKKKSSSTARTTGAAKASGKGKAASSWQDRAIARMADTPGMRAITTALAHAEREMTVLAPDIVPPAQAFTLATVVNQCRQSASVIWLVCNDLRHQERIQSELETWGLTAHFLPELENVQLEDAILDPEIGAERLNVLHAILKHRDKPAAKRYPLVVNLLASSLDDEVALPNQLVRKTLTVRAGDELPPDELSDQLKAAGYEEHPQLFARGQFAVRGGIIDIFSFHADVPVRLEYFDTELESLREFDLNSQTSISKVKEAIIVLSDGEQESAAPLRSWIESKDDLVIGCDIAEPPVDLCICDDPPESATDQPMLEIDDLTTLGSPVGSFDVGEMLLSEAKHAAFVKQVREWNQTGWAVDMVFSNEGEIERFYELLSDAPDVPALIGCHIGKLSFGFTVRSARLAVLSADEVFGRFQVTRARKRFNREVRQRRVGHAVDIKELQPGDHVVHIDYGIARFRGLVPKPDATEDDAASEVLVLEYANDARLYVPLDQVHLVSRYVGTSAKPPALHTLGDQRWQRQRKKAEKSIFDYAAKMLAIQAEREQTKGLSHSADNKWQWDFEHSFPFRETTDQLAAIRDTKADMESSRPMDRLICGDVGFGKTEVAIRAMFKCVMGGHQAVLLCPTTVLAQQHYENFRRRMSDYPVTIALLSRLQKPAEQRKILKGLADGSIDMVIGTHRVASADIEYKKLGLAVVDEEQRFGVRHKDAFKERFRLIDVLTLSATPIPRTLYFSLMGAREMSTIETPPPNRLPVQTTVCPYDERIIRTALQRELKRGGQVYFLHNRVKTIEKMKEKLQALAPDARIVIGHGQMDSRELEDVMHTFVRGDADVLIATTIIESGIDIPNANTIFIDRADRFGLADLYQLRGRVGRSGHKAYAYLLLPRDMLTVGDARKRMNAIREYSTLGAGFKIAMRDLEIRGAGNLLGTQQSGHIAAIGFDMYCQLLKQSIAQLSGKPSGGRADVPLHIDFLAFSEADYVRSRKPVKREKNDQPKAKKLPAFLPSDYITDPKLRIAAYRMLAECVSQSEVDDLEKNWVDRFGKLPPAASHLLLANQLRVAAAQANVSAVEIKNDRLMLTKNRDYILINGKFPRLEAKGAPAKLRQAIKMVKTL